agaggtgaaggtccatcagctccagcacggatcttcaccatgactcagcaggaggcagatgcatctaacaccgtggtggcaggtaacttagtcattggttgttcagatgtgtatgccttgatggaccctggtgcatctcattcttttattgctccgagagccgttgagaggttgggtctgatgatctctgggttagagtgtcctctctgggtcagtggacccaagtgtgatccatcagtggcagagtcagtctgccagtgcagtccagtctttgttgagggaagatgcctttccgccgaccttgtggttctagacttgacagattttgacgtcattctagggatggactggttatctacccatggtgctaccttggactgcagggataaggtagtcaggttcagaggtcaggatgggtcagaggttgtcttcaggggagacaggaggggtacatctagaggtctgatatcagctcttcaggctcgtaggttgcttaggaagggatgtcaggggtatttggctcatgtgagagagcttagcagtcaggttagagagcccgcctcggtgccggtggttagagagtttctagacgtcttcccagatgagctgccaggtttaccacctgctagggagatagagttcgagatagaactgatacctggaacccgaccgatctctatccctccctacaggatggctccagccgagttgaaagaattgaaagaacagttgcaagagctggtagaaaagggcttcatccgaccgagcacctcaccttggggtgcaccagtcttgtttgtgagaaagaaggatggatcccttagactttgtatcgactacaggcagttgaacaaagtcactaccaagaataagtacccattgccaaggatcaacgatctattcgaccaactagcagaagcgggttgtttctccaaaatagatctgagatctgggtatcatcagctgaggatcagagaagaagatgtgccaaagacagctttcaggaccagatatgggcattttgagttccttgtaatgccgttcgggttaaccaacgcccctgcagcattcatggatctcatgaacaaagtgtttagccaatacctggattactttgttattgtcttcatagatgatatcttagtgtattccaggaatgcagaggagcatgcccatcatccgaggttggttctgcagaccttgagggaacacggcttgtatgccaagttctctaagtgtgagttctggctgaggagcatttcattcttggggcatgtagtgtcagagaacggaatagaggtggaccccaagaagatagaagttgtggctaactggcctagacccacttcggtgacagagattaggagtttcttgggtttggtaggttactacaggaggttcgtccgggacttctcaaaaattgcagctcctctgaccaggttaaccaggaagaatcaaaagtttgtgtggaccgaccagtgcgaagagagttttgaagagcttaagaagaggttgacttcaacaccagtgttggctctgccatctagtgatgaagactttacagtcttttgtgatgcgtcccgtgtgggactgggttatgtactaatgcagaatgaaagggtaattgcttatgcttctagacagctgaagaagcacgagttgaattaccccacacatgacctagagatggcagccgtaatctttgcactcaagatgtggagacactacctctatggggtaaaatgtgagatcttcacagatcataagatcctgcagtacatcctgagtcaaagagatttgaacttgagacagagaagatgggtagagctgctgagtgattacgattgcaagattcagtatcatccgggtaaggcgaatgtcgtggcagacgccctaagccggaagtcactaggcagtctatcccacatcacggcagagaggagaccagtggtgaaggagttttacaagctcattgatgaaggtctacagttggagttgtctggtacaggtgctttggttgctcagatgagagtggcacccgtgtttctggagcaagtggctcagaaacagcatgaggacccagagttagtaaagattgccaggactgttcagtcaggcaaagacagtgagttcagattcgacagtaaggggatcctccgctatgggagtcgattgtgtgtaccagatgacatagggctaaaaggagacattatgagggaggctcataatgcaagatacagcgttcaccccggagccaccaagatgtatcaagatctgaagaaggtttattggtggccagctatgaagaaagaagtggcacagtttgtgtcagcctgcgaagtgtgtcagagggtgaagctggaacatcagaagccggctggaatgcttaacccgctacctattccagagtggaaatgggagaatatagttatggacttcgtagtggggttaccggcagcgtccaacagattggactccatatgggtgattgtggacagactcaccaaatctgctcacttcatccgtgtcaggagtggctattctgtggacaagttggcgcaagtatatgttgacgagatcgtcaggctgcatggggttcctgtttcaatagtatccgatagagggccccagttcacctccaggttttggcggagtctgcagaatgccatgggtaccaggttggattttagcactgctttccatccacagacggacggacaatcagaaaggaccatccagaccatagaggatatgctcagaatgtgtgtgctggactttggcggttcttggaggcagcatctacctttggtggagtttgcctacaataacagccatcatgctagcatcgggatggctccatatgaagctttgtatgggaggaagtgcagatcacctgtttgctgggaagaagttggagaaaaggccttggcagggcctgagctagtagagattaccagcagggtagtacccataatcagagaaaggatcaagactgctgcaagcagacagaagagttatgcagacatccgcagacggcaagtagagtttcaggagggggacctggtattgctcaaggtgtctccaatgaaaggagtggttcgctttgggaagaaaggtaaactagccccacgatacatcggaccctttgaaatcttacaaaagattgggaatgtgtcgtacaagctagatttgcctgcttcaatggcaagaatccatccggttttccacgtttccatgttaagaaagtttgtgtcagatccgggcaaggttcttagtgagcttgatgtagagatccaagaagatctcacctatgttgagcagtcagtacggatcgtagacacccagatcagaaagctgagaaacaaggaaatcccgatggtgaaagtcctgtggaaccaccacaatatgaaagaatgcacttgggaggcacgggagtccatgctccagcaatacccttatcttttctgaggttagttccttatgagttttatgtgctgtGTATGTtaatatgtgtatgccatgctatgtgctagttgaggaacattcggggatgaatgttcttaagggggggagaatgtaatacccggctagactccggtatcggaattcctacagtccggtggaatctcggatgtcggagacctctagaagggtaagactatgttttcataaaatgttttaatgtgttttatggttttaagtaaaaaggaaatgagtttttgcatgaaaacaaccttggaggaaaacccaggttcggccgccgaacatgcaggcattttgagtgtgccttaggcccccgaaggcatgagtgagggaagtccaggttcggccgccgaacctcaagttcggccgccgaacatggcatgcatgcggaggcacgttcggcccccgaacgtggcctggccagccactataaaagggtcccttagtcgAAAATGGgctagcttttctccccattgtcggccaaggtgagctctccgccgtccctcaccaatctttgagttcttcctttaaatctttcaagattttcacaagtttttgctttgttttgaagattttcaagttttgagcaagttttgagcttggagacccaaggaagttgaaaatctcccatctccgagtttaggtcatctctctctcgatcttcacgaggtaagagccgatcttaagctcaatgcatgttttaagtaagtgttataaagatctatggggtagaatgcatgtttagcttatagttaggtttttgagttattgttgtgttttgagcaatgtggcttgccaatgtatgtttgatgtgttgtagatggggttttaggtagtttgaagcccctaggagcttgtatgcttgtgtatgtgtgttgtagaataggtttatgcatgtttggatggaatgggaggcgtatatgcataaaagagctgagtttctgccactaagggagaaaccaagttcggcagccgaaggaactttcggccgtcgaacatgcttgtggaagcagccttcggctgccgaagcttgcccccgaaaggagactttcgtccctgtctgggagtttcggccgccgaaagtgccgccgaacatgcatgagtttcgcctctgtctgggagtttcggccgccgaaggtgccgccgaacctgcctgactttcggctctggagggactttcggccgccgaacctgccgccgaaagtgccctgtccagcccttttttacatgtttttctatgattgtttcatgatgttctagggggtttttggggaatgtttttagagatatgttctagttgtttggtccctcatttgagtccacctgtgtaggttcggacccgaggaaccgaggaccccagcagtgagttcagctgctcctgagtcagtagagctttagcaagaggtgagtggaataaaccttatgcttttaaataaataaatcagttttagcatgattcacgcatcatgaatgccatgagatataatagggtgtttgcattagactcacgaatatgttgcattgcataatatgttgatgatgtgggtgaatattgaatgatcctttagtccccatatgttatgatgatgatgatacggtacggaagaccagtgaggcccattctacgcccctggcaccatgtaagagaaaaaccagcgaggcccattctacgcccctggcacagttggaccatgtaggggactattggtgacaaattcatccttgatgtgattagctgtgatgtgatgcatttcatgttatcatatgttttaaatgttttattattctgctcactgggctattgtagctcacccctctcccttaacccccaggcttgcaggtacagggtagaccaggaggtcagcaagagtaatgaagtcttatgtatgtaattgatagaatgtggacatgacgaattgTAGAATGAGAAATTGTAAAGTGATGAatagatatgttatgtaatgatgatattgaggtttagaagtgtgcttgaccatagtatattgtaatccctttttaatacatgatctcaaatgtttTATGacgtatatgtgaaccaactcaacgcatgttatgtagCCCATTGGggttttgatgagatcccacagaggggtcaatgttatggttatttttatgttcagtgcatgcacatgttgaggTTGGTACTTGAGAAAtgcatgaaagaaaagttttaatttttatgtatattcttgatcatgtatgggattaaacaggtttacaggttgtatgacaggcttgttacgggttccggcggccttaagccgacctggatcctagcgccggtagcgatccgattttcgggtcgttacaaatatattatttttaataatataaaaaaattaaattatattaaaattaatatattttagttaaattttaaaatattaaaaataaattataaaaaataaaaaatttattaaaaatttaaatcgataaaataatttaatttttaattttataaatataaaaattttaatttttaatttattcaatttaattttaaattaaactcacCAAAATACATCAGTGAAATCAGATCTTCATAGAACCGAAATCCCATTTTCCCCGATATTCTTGTGGGTATTAGtgtcataaaaaatttaactaacgGGAAATTAGTCTCTTTCTAATAGAATGAGCAATTTGTTTTAAGGATTTAATTTGTATACAAACTTTAAATAGgaattagtttttaaattttgataaaattcaaggacttagttataaattatccaaaaaattttgagtttggatttatttatttatataataaaaaatacgcTTCCCATAGTgtgtattaataaattaaaaagaaaaaaaatatatttctgttaattaatttttttaaatgttttaaataataaaaaatataaaaaatattttattttattttttttaagaatttttttaaaataaaaattaaaaattaaaaaaatatataaaatttcttaaatttattcaaatattttttccaCCAAATGagtattttttaaagaaattttaattttcttttaattgaaaGCTGACTTCTTAATTTATTGAGTGATCACGTGTCGATAAAATACAAAGGATAGACTAAGTGGCCTTCCAAGTTTACAAAGTCGGCGGTTTTTGTTCGTGTTACAACCGTGTTATTCAAATTATAATATTCatgttttttgaaaaaaaaaacctgagtgtctaatattaaaaataagtaaaaataaaaaatgtttaaaCGAGCAAACACAGTTTAGTTTTAAAGGAGAataaatattaactttttaattaattgtaaaattaaattatttttattattaatttcacaagtaaatattaattaataaaaaataaattaacgcAGGGAGAGAGAAGACCGCATGCAACTCGGCCTGGTTCAAGTCTGCGGTCTGGTATTTTACCTTTCGATCGTGTTACAACCGTGTTAATAAAAAGTTTCTTTCGCGTACGTTTTGCTTCCTAATTATttctctttaaaataatttcacaattttatttttataatttaatttaaataattgtatttctctaaattatttctaaaataatttttaaaacaattaaaaataaaaataaacattatatatttaatttatttatatttatatagattAATTTATTGTTCAATTGTTGCAACTCAGAAtgaatcatatttaaaataataattttgcaaTGATGCTGCACCAAACTCATAGAGTTAAAATATATCATAAGGAAAACTAATTTAAGTTTTaagagtaattttttaaaaataaaaatatttattatattaataaaatttaatcaaataaagAATGATATTATCTCAATTAGAGAGacgataatatttaataaattttttaattaaaatatgaacAGTTAGagtgaaatttaaataaatataaaagtagtgaagtttttatattttcttaaacgCTAATTagatatgtaattttttaaaaaattgttcatttaatttctctgaattactaattttatatatgaatttaaatCTCTATATGTTCTTCCTCGTTTTGGTATAATTATTGCTTCCCTTGAATCTTTATTACTTGCATATATAATTGCATAATCCACCAATACGATTCCTCGCATCTCACTATATAACCAATTAAGAATCAAAACTAATTAATCACAAACTTCTAATAATTACCATTAAAATCTTCACCTGCTTCCTTCGCCAAGACCTCAAGCCCAAGAAAAGGAAGCCAAAGAATTTGCTAACATGGCTCTTGTGAGACAAAAACTTCAAAGAAATCTCCACCTTCCCCTTCCACAACTCCAACTTGGCCTGTGCACTCCCATCACTTGCTTCCCTGAGCCTGCATCTAACATTACAGTTCAAGGGGTGGCTGACTTCTGTGACCTTGAAAAACTCTGCGTTCTTGGCCATGGAAACCATAGCATTGTCTACAAGGTACTCCACAGGCCAACTTCAGCGATCTATGCAATGAAAATGGTTCGGGAAGACATCAGCAGCCCTTGTTTATCCCACGAGACAGAAATCTTAGCATGCACTGACTCGCCTTTCGTTGTTAAATGCCATGGGATTTTCGAGCCTAGAGCAGGCGAGAAAGCAATTCTTATGGAGTATATGGATGCAGGAACTCTTGATACTGTTCTTAGAGCCAATGGTCCTTTCTCTGAAACTTTACTTGCCCATGTTGCTCACCAAGCACTCAATGGCCTTAGCTATCTTCATTCATGCAATATTGTCCATTTAGATATCAAGCCTTCGAACCTTCTCGTTAGTAAAGACATGAACGTGAAAATTGGAGATTTTGGAGTTAGCAGGATTGTGAACGACACTAGTTCGACAACCTACGACAATTTGGGCAGCCAGGGGACGTATGCTTACATGAGTCCCGAAAGGTTGGACTCGCAAAGGTTTGGGTCGGGGGATGTTTGTGCAGGGGATGTGTGGAGCCTGGGGGTTAGTTTGTGGGAGCTGTATGTGGGACATTTTCCGTTTTTTCAAGCTGGGAAGAGGCCCAGTTGGATGGAGGTTGTGATGGTGATATGTTTTGGAGAATTCCCTTGCTTGCCAAAACAGGCATCCCGGGAGTTTGGGAACTTCCTTGAGTGTTGCTTGGAAAGAGAACCGAGTAAAAGGTGGACAGTTTCTCAACTCTTGTCCCACCCTTTTGTCTGCATGGACAGGGAACCTTAATAGGTTGCTGCCTGATACTCATCTAAGGGTTTGAAAATAGTTAGCCTATGCTACCATTTGttgcaattaaaaaattaattatatagcaCTCGTAGAATTAACAAGACCattgattttcttttccttATTAGGTAgcaatatatatgttttactgcaATTAAATCGGGAATAGACTATAAAGCATGGTGATGCAAAATTTTCAGAGAGCATCTAAAATAACAAGTTCTTGAAGCACAATATTAATGTAGAATATGAAATAGAATATTACAATAATTCACTTtgcaactttttaaaaaaaaaaaacagattaaAAATGATGGATAATATTTACCTATTCCATATATCTATTTGAATGGATGCACAAATTTTGTAACTTTCAATAtcgttttataaaaaaaatatatgtaacctatattttttttttacattgtcTACAAATAAAAGTCATTATGCTAAACTttcaatttcattaaaaaaatttctctttcattaaatttttaagataCCCATTAATGCAAAAAATAACATGGAGCGAAGTAAACACAACCATGCCTTGAGATAATTTCGtttaggaggaggaggaaaaatgTGGGCAGAGTCGCAGAGGTTTTTAATCAATTCATAGGAGGAAGTGAAATGGGCGACAAAAGCGAGTGATAAGCAAAAGCAATGAAGGCATTTTGCCGAAACGTTTATCTCAAAAACACGCATTATCCATAGAGCACCGTCCAACAAATGCTCTATTGTGCATGGGTTGTTTGCACTTATGGGCAGTGGAGTGCTTTGAGGACTTTTAACGAACACATACAAGTGCATTCAATTCTACCAAAGTCAATGGAAAAAAGACTTGAGACAATGCTAACAAACAACGGAAGTCTTCAAAGTCCTCAAAATTCTCTCTTATGCTCTCCTTTTTCTATttattcatttttgttattttctctAATGCTGACCAATTGGTTGAGATGAGAAAGCCAAATTTCCTTGTTttcaacttttaaaaaaatgataaaaaatggttgcttgtattttatttataattaatttaaatattcaataattttatagcCCAATTGAATAAAAAAGATCTAAACGTTTTGcatgaatttataattataattaattctttaaatcttATACAATATTGTCTAGAATTTTCAATTTGTTATTATTGTAGTTAAAAAtgctaaattttcaattaatttttttaaatatttttttttgacatCTTGACAacaacaatttaaaaaataaactttgaatttttctataacaatttgtttattttgaattataataaaattttaattaagcataattcggttcaatttttcatttaaacTTAAACAAAATTGGACCCACAATTTTAATTAtcctaattaaaatttactttgtCACTAAATTAAGGTGATTTCCCAATTTTCTTGGTGAAATTATTTCTATTGCTTTTTGACAAGCAGGAAAAGTTAGGAGCGGAGAAAGATAGACCGGTTGGTTTGTAACTTTCCTTGTTTGTTGTGTTTTTCGCTGTCTTTCGCCTCTCGTGTTTCATTCTTCTTCCTGTAATTACACCTGCGCTGCTcatcttctctctctttctgaCTCCAATTTATTTTCACTTCTAAGCAAAATCTcaattttctcttttaaaacTAGCAAGTCAGCGCCCAATTCCGACATCCATTTTCCTTTCATTTCAAGCAATCGTTTACTGTGGTTTCATCGAATTCCAATTCTAGGTTGCATTAATTAGGGATTGAGTAATTAGTATTATGGATTGATCACCCACTGTCGTTGTTTAATTCAATCTGGAATGGCCAGCGGTGCCGGTGACGAGGACGACGCCGTTTTGAGCGATGTGGAGGGTGAAGATCCGGTGCCGATCGTTATTAGAAGTCCGAGTTTGGATAACGTAACCGTTGAGAAATATCGCGACCTTCTCGCCGAGCTCGATCGCGAAAGAGCTGCTCGTGAGGCGGCTGAGACGTCTAAGTCAGAACTGCAGGTTTCGTTTAATCGGTTAAAGGCGCTCGCACATGAGGCGATCAAGAAGCGAGACGAGTGCGGGAGGCAGCGAGATGAAGCTTTGCGCTTGAAGGAAGAGGCTTTGAAAGAGAAGGAAAGAATATCTGCGGAATTGGTTGAATTGAGCAAGTTTAAGGAAGAGTCTGTGAAGCAGAGAGATGAGATAGGGAAGCAATTTGAGGAGGCGGTGAAAGCTAGGGATGAATTGCAATCGGAGATTGAGAATTCGAGGCACATGCTAGTTAGCGGAATTGAGAAGATATCCGGAAAAGTGAGTAACTTCAAGAATTTTGCTGCGTCAGGGTTGCCTAGATCACAGAAATACAATGGATTGCCGGCTGTTGCTTATGGGGTTATTAAGAGGACAAATGAAATCGTTGAAGAGCTCCTTAGGCAGATTGATGCCACCGCAAAATCTAGAAATGAAGCACGAGAACAGATGGAGCAGAGGAACTACGAGATTGCCATTGAGGTTTCTCAGCTTGAAGCTACAATTAGTCGATTAAGAGATGAAGTTGAGAAGAAGACTTCATTGATTGAGAATTTAGAGAAAAGTGTTGCGGAAAAGGAAGGGAAGTTTTCTGAGATTGAGAGAGAGATGTTTGAGAAGACACAATTGGTAGAAAATGAAGCTTTGGAGCTGAGGGAGTTAATTAGTGAATACGAGGATAAGTTGAGGAATTTGGATTCAAGGATGGAACTGCAGAGGCCTTTATTGATTGATCAGTTGAATTTAGTAGCGACAATTCATGATCGTCTTTATGATGCTATCAAGATAGTTGATGCTAATCATCTGGATTCAGAGTTGTCGGAGTCTTTGTTTCTTCCACGACACACGGACATGGAAGAGAATATACGTGCTTCTTTAGCAGGGATGGAATCAATTTATCAGTTGGCTAGAATTGTTGGGGAAAAAACAAGGGATTTGTTGGAGGAGAAGAGTCGCGAAGTGAAGAGTTTAAATGAATCGTTAGATCGATTGGTTAAGGAGAAAGAACAGATTGGTTCTTTACTTAGAAGTGCTTTGTCAAAAAGGTCGAGATTGGACGAAACAAACGAATTGTTCAAAGCTGCAGAGAACGGCTTAAAAGAGGTTGGCATAGATTTCAAATTTAGCGAGATTCTTGGGGATCACAAGGTTCCAGCTTCTCAAGATCGAGATGGCTCTTTAGATATGGAAGGGGATGAAATATACACTCTGGTAACTgctctttattatttatttgcttaaTGATCTTGGAGGTTTGCTTGTgtattacataaaaaattatccTTGCATTTATACATTGTATACAGGCTGGTGCATTGGAGAATATAGTCAAGACATCTCACCTTGAGATCATTGAGCTGCGGCATTCAGTGGAGGAATTGAGGTACTTCCAACATACCTGAACTCGTAAGGCTACGTGCACCTATTTATGTACTTACCAcatatttctttcttttgggTGCCATGTTACTGTGTTAAGGGCAGAAGTGAGTTTACTTAAGGAGCATATAGAGGCTCAAGCAAAGGAGCTGGACCATAGAATGCGTAGAATAGAGGAACTTGAAGAGAAGGAGAGAGTGGCAAATGAAAGTGTGAGTTGTTAATATTTTGTGGGTCACtttgataatttaataattttttattagatgCTTGGCCCTTGGAGCTTGTGTTAATATTTCCTGAACCGCATTGTTGGACTAGTTTTGAGAAAAATCCATGACTTCTTTTTTGTCCTTTATTGAATCGATTTTATCAACTTCCCCCTCTGGCATTATAGGTTGAAGGGCTAATGCTGGACGTAGCTGCTGCTGAGGAAGAAATAACAAGATGGAAAGTAGCAGCAGAGCAAGAGGCTGCTGCTGGCCGAGCTGTTGAGCAAGAATTTGTCGCTCAGGTATGCTCACCAACTCAGCCATAACATTACATTGATCGGTTCATGTGACCAACAAAATCTTATGAACAACATCTTTTCTCATATATGGAATTTGATTATGTCTTTCTAATAAACTTGTTATGTTATTGAACTTCCAAGGACATATGCTGGTT
This genomic interval from Manihot esculenta cultivar AM560-2 chromosome 12, M.esculenta_v8, whole genome shotgun sequence contains the following:
- the LOC110628368 gene encoding mitogen-activated protein kinase kinase 7: MALVRQKLQRNLHLPLPQLQLGLCTPITCFPEPASNITVQGVADFCDLEKLCVLGHGNHSIVYKVLHRPTSAIYAMKMVREDISSPCLSHETEILACTDSPFVVKCHGIFEPRAGEKAILMEYMDAGTLDTVLRANGPFSETLLAHVAHQALNGLSYLHSCNIVHLDIKPSNLLVSKDMNVKIGDFGVSRIVNDTSSTTYDNLGSQGTYAYMSPERLDSQRFGSGDVCAGDVWSLGVSLWELYVGHFPFFQAGKRPSWMEVVMVICFGEFPCLPKQASREFGNFLECCLEREPSKRWTVSQLLSHPFVCMDREP
- the LOC110628209 gene encoding paramyosin, translating into MASGAGDEDDAVLSDVEGEDPVPIVIRSPSLDNVTVEKYRDLLAELDRERAAREAAETSKSELQVSFNRLKALAHEAIKKRDECGRQRDEALRLKEEALKEKERISAELVELSKFKEESVKQRDEIGKQFEEAVKARDELQSEIENSRHMLVSGIEKISGKVSNFKNFAASGLPRSQKYNGLPAVAYGVIKRTNEIVEELLRQIDATAKSRNEAREQMEQRNYEIAIEVSQLEATISRLRDEVEKKTSLIENLEKSVAEKEGKFSEIEREMFEKTQLVENEALELRELISEYEDKLRNLDSRMELQRPLLIDQLNLVATIHDRLYDAIKIVDANHLDSELSESLFLPRHTDMEENIRASLAGMESIYQLARIVGEKTRDLLEEKSREVKSLNESLDRLVKEKEQIGSLLRSALSKRSRLDETNELFKAAENGLKEVGIDFKFSEILGDHKVPASQDRDGSLDMEGDEIYTLAGALENIVKTSHLEIIELRHSVEELRAEVSLLKEHIEAQAKELDHRMRRIEELEEKERVANESVEGLMLDVAAAEEEITRWKVAAEQEAAAGRAVEQEFVAQLSALKQELEETRLAMLESEKKLKFKEETAAAAMAAREAAEKSLILADMRASRLRDRVEELSHQLEEFETREDSRGRSGPRYVCWPWQWLGIDFMGIRRPETQQQSSNEMELSEPLL